In the Nicotiana tabacum cultivar K326 chromosome 16, ASM71507v2, whole genome shotgun sequence genome, one interval contains:
- the LOC142170485 gene encoding uncharacterized protein LOC142170485, with protein sequence MSVSVYMELKKSSAGMTTLPMCVSFAKNTIAASTSSFDVAPISSEIAQFESTDMITTFDVQEGDDAILELNDANIITDQFHQNVEKGQIYEDKNLLALVMKQYAVREKFVVQDKLVDPKIIYTPTDIQRDIQKAYGMDLSYMQAWRSKEKAIQLLRRSPSESNKKMPTYLYILEYANPGSVTQLHTEGDGSFLYAFIAIYASIKGWVYCRPTIVVDGSLLKLTYRGTILTDSTQYAEGQILPLAYAIVDSENDASWEWFFVQFRETYGQREGMCIVSDRHDAIWKATSIVYPKVPHCACMFYLWNNIKTNFRKSQKQIKEIYFALARAYTVEEFNRHMAKLEAIDSRVKTYLMDIGYDKWSRTHSKANRTMTMTSNIAESVNAANKHARDLPVVNLLDFMTTLIQKWNYTNRKDAVESFMKIGAKYEKILADNTILSQTMTVLPSTEFLHLVIDGQTRNVVRLHERNCTCGRFQLDDIPCPHAMAVIQKFHMDSYKYCSDYYNIDYLLKTYEIPVNPLPDETTWQIPEDLSSQALQLMLVLKYNKLEAIYMQLSYIIRNTNGAPDTM encoded by the exons ATGAGTGTTAGTGTTTACATGGAATTGAAAAAATCAAGTGCAGGGATGACAACACTTCCCATGTGTGTGTCGTTTGCTAAAAACACTATAGCTGCAAGCACCTCCAGTTTTGATGTTGCTCCAATTTCATCAGAAATTGCACAATTTGAAAGCACTGATATGATTACTACGTTTGATGTGCAAGAAGGAGATGACGCCATTTTAGAACTTAATGATGCAAACATCATAACTGATCAATTTCATCAAAATGTTGAAAAGGGACAAATTTATGAAGACAAGAACTTGCTGGCTCTCGTTATGAAACAGTATGCTGTTAGAGAAAAAT TTGTGGTACAAGATAAACTTGTTGACCCGAAAATCATATATACACCAACAGATATCCAGAGAGACATCCAAAAAGCATATGGTATGGACTTAAGCTACATGCaagcatggagatcaaaagaaaAAGCAATACAATTATTGAGACGGTCACCAAGTGAATCAAACAAGAAAATGCCAACATATCTTTATATATTAGAGTACGCTAACCCAGGATCAGTGACACAACTACACACTGAAGGAGATGGGAGCTTCTTGTATGCATTCATAGCTATATATGCATCGATTAAAGGATGGGTCTATTGTAGGCCAACAATTGTAGTTGATGGAAGTCTTTTAAAGTTAACATATAGAGGGACCATACTCACGGATTCCACGCAATACGCAGAGG GACAAATTCTACCCCTTGCATATGCAATTGTTGATTCGGAAAATGATGCATCGTGGGAATGGTTCTTCGTGCAGTTCAGAGAAACCTATGGACAAAGAGAGGGAATGTGCATTGTATCAGACAGGCATGATGCTATATGGAAAGCAACTTCAATTGTCTATCCAAAAGTCCCTCATTGTGCATGTATGTTCTATCTGTGGAACAACATAAAGACAAACTTCAGGAAGAGccaaaaacaaatcaaagaaatataTTTTGCGTTAGCAAGAGCATACACTGTTGAAGAATTCAACAGGCATATGGCAAAGTTAGAAGCTATTGATAGTAGAGTGAAAACATACCTGATGGATATTGGATATGATAAATGGTCCCGGACGCATTCCAAGGCAAATAGAACCATGACCATGACATCGAATATTGCGGAATCAGTAAATGCAGCAAACAAGCACGCAAGAGACCTCCCAGTTGTGAATTTGCTTGACTTTATGACAACATTGATTCAAAAATGGAATTACACCAATCGGAAGGATGCAGTGGAATCATTTATGAAGATTGGTGCAAAGTATGAAAAAATATTGGCAGATAATACTATCTTATCACAGACGATGACG GTGTTGCCATCAACTGAATTCTTACATTTAGTAATTGATGGCCAAACAAGAAATGTGGTGCGCCTACATGAAAGAAACTGCACTTGTGGGAGGTTTCAGCTAGACGATATTCCATGTCCACATGCAATGGCAGTTATACAAAAATTCCATATGGATTCATACAAGTATTGCTCGGATTACTACAACATAGACTACTTGCTGAAAACATATGAGATACCAGTAAATCCATTGCCTGATGAAACAACGTGGCAAATTCCAGAAGATCTCTCTTCGCAG GCTTTGCAGCTCAtgttggtattgaagtataacaaATTGGAAGCCATTTACATGCAGTTATCGTACATCATCAG AAATACAAATGGTGCACCAGATACAATGTGA